In Brettanomyces bruxellensis chromosome 8, complete sequence, a genomic segment contains:
- a CDS encoding uncharacterized protein (MEROPS:MER0013463~BUSCO:EOG09261XGL), protein MFACSSRIVKRSLLNECCRRSISLRAGQPIFETRPNLVKKGDITPGISAAEYFNRRYRIAEQMEPGSIAIVAGQRTKFATESVFYHFQQNNDLFYLTGWDEPDSVCILEKPKSDPTSAIFHMIVPPSNPEKELWEGERTGVEGVRDIFNADVSMPIGSLPSHLSNLMSRYKTVYYDFDETQKADEFSKVFPLMQAKDRRYRYSIENILRENNVVLHSLKSITAPMRAIKSDAELRMMRLAGKISGRAYNQAYARRFKSEKGLQAFLEYRFVSGGCNRNSYIPVVAGGENALCIHYTRNDNLFKGNEFVLVDAAGQLGGYCADISRTWPVSGKFTPAQRDIYEALLNVQRKCINLCTEDANVSINDLHYKSVAMLTSELRNIGFQGLTQWDVMQKLYPHYLGHNLGLDVHDVPSYSKTAKLKKGQVITMEPGVYVSDDPMWPAAYRGMGLRIEDDIAVGKNTNVNLTIEAAKEIDDIESIAVDGVTTKMEEEVTDVFSL, encoded by the coding sequence ATGTTTGCTTGTTCCTCAAGAATTGTGAAGCGAAGTCTTTTAAATGAATGCTGTCGTAGGAGCATTTCACTGAGGGCCGGTCAGCCAATATTTGAAACCAGACCTAATTTGGTCAAAAAAGGTGATATCACGCCGGGAATATCGGCAGCAGAATATTTTAACAGACGATATAGGATAGCCGAACAAATGGAACCTGGTTCAATTGCGATTGTCGCAGGACAACGAACAAAATTTGCAACTGAATCCGTTTTCTATCACTTCCAACAAAACAACGATCTTTTCTATCTTACCGGATGGGACGAACCGGATTCTGTGTGTATCCTTGAAAAGCCAAAATCTGATCCCACTTCTGCTATTTTCCATATGATCGTTCCACCATCGAATCCAGAGAAAGAACTTTGGGAAGGTGAAAGAACTGGCGTTGAAGGTGTTCGTGATATATTTAATGCGGATGTTTCTATGCCAATTGGGAGCCTACCCAGTCATTTGAGCAATTTGATGAGCCGATACAAGACTGTATATTATGACTTTGATGAAACACAGAAGGCAGATGAATTTTCAAAGGTATTTCCGTTAATGCAGGCTAAAGATCGCCGCTACAGGTATTCCATCGAGAATATTTTGCGTGAGAACAATGTTGTTCTTCATTCCTTAAAATCGATCACTGCTCCAATGAGAGCTATTAAGTCTGATGCCGAATTAAGAATGATGCGACTTGCTGGAAAAATATCTGGACGCGCATACAATCAGGCATACGCCCGGAGATTTAAGAGTGAGAAGGGCTTGCAAGCCTTTTTGGAATACAGATTCGTTTCTGGTGGATGTAACAGGAACTCATACATTCCAGTCGTTGCAGGTGGAGAAAATGCTCTTTGTATACATTACACACGCAATGATAATTTGTTCAAAGGAAATGAATTTGTCCTTGTTGATGCTGCGGGACAACTTGGGGGTTATTGTGCAGATATTTCAAGAACATGGCCTGTCAGCGGTAAATTCACTCCCGCACAGAGAGACATATATGAAGCTCTTCTCAATGTCCAGAGAAAGTGTATCAATCTGTGTACAGAAGATGCAAATGTCTCTATTAACGATCTTCATTACAAGAGTGTTGCTATGCTAACGAGTGAATTGAGAAATATCGGCTTTCAGGGATTGACACAGTGGGATGTGATGCAAAAGTTATATCCCCATTACCTCGGTCATAATCTTGGCTTAGATGTCCACGACGTGCCAAGTTATTCTAAGACTGCCAAGCTTAAAAAGGGGCAAGTCATAACTATGGAACCAGGTGTTTACGTTTCTGATGATCCTATGTGGCCTGCTGCTTATAGAGGAATGGGCCTTAGAATTGAGGATGATATTGCCGTCGGTAAGAATACCAATGTAAACTTGACCATCGAAGCAGCCAAGGAAATAGATGATATTGAATCAATCGCTGTTGATGGCGTAACCACTAAGATGGAAGAAGAGGTTACAGATGTCTTCTCGTTGTAA
- a CDS encoding uncharacterized protein (MEROPS:MER0013479): protein MVTEAQARKIYRESIHIDGLNICNFGPEIFRAWNRGGITAVSCTCGLWENFKDSIKNVIQWKKWFEEYEDLIIPVHTVEDIYKAKREKKTGVILSWQNTSGIEDQIDYLMVFEQLGIKIMQLTYNTQNYSGAGYTEINDSGITGFGKKVLEEMSRVGIAVDLSHVGHNTTMDSIKYSPKPPCFSHVLPASQNASGRNKTDEEIKAIRKRGGIVAASCFGPNMKKGNDSTIDDYVDVLDYYIDLVGVDHVGIGSDASEGHARPSSFLEWCNMDKGYAYQMTAWGSKKVVKPLGKLEEREELAVAMARKGWSEEKIKKVLGLNWIKYFNTVWT from the coding sequence atggTTACAGAGGCACAAGCAAGAAAGATATACAGGGAATCAATTCACATCGATGGCCTAAATATATGCAACTTTGGGCCTGAGATTTTTCGTGCTTGGAATAGAGGAGGAATTACTGCAGTTTCATGTACATGTGGTCTTtgggaaaatttcaagGATTCTATTAAGAACGTCATTCAATGGAAGAAATGGTTCGAAGAATACGAGGATTTAATTATTCCGGTTCACACCGTCGAAGACATTTATAAAGCtaagagagagaaaaaaacagGAGTCATTCTCTCATGGCAAAATACATCTGGAATTGAGGATCAAATAGACTACCTAATGGTTTTCGAGCAATTGGGAATCAAGATAATGCAGCTCACGTATAATACACAAAATTACTCGGGAGCTGGGTATACAGAAATTAATGACTCTGGTATCACTGGATTTGGGAAAAAGGTGCTTGAAGAGATGAGTAGAGTCGGAATTGCGGTAGATCTTTCTCATGTTGGTCATAATACCACAATGGATTCGATTAAATATTCACCGAAGCCACCATGCTTCAGTCATGTTTTGCCAGCATCCCAGAACGCATCCGGCAGAAATAAAACGGACGAAGAGATTAAGGCAATTAGGAAAAGAGGCGGCATAGTTGCAGCCTCATGCTTTGGTCcaaatatgaagaaaggCAACGATTCAACTATTGATGATTACGTTGATGTCTTGGATTATTACATCGATTTAGTTGGCGTTGATCATGTTGGTATTGGCTCCGATGCTTCGGAAGGCCATGCTAGGCCCTCATCATTTCTTGAATGGTGTAATATGGATAAAGGATATGCCTATCAAATGACTGCCTGGGGATCCAAGAAAGTTGTTAAACCATTAggaaaacttgaagaaagagaagaattgGCCGTGGCAATGGCTCGTAAGGGGTGGTCTGaggagaaaataaagaaggtTCTTGGACTTAACTGGATCAAATACTTTAATACCGTCTGGACCTAA
- a CDS encoding uncharacterized protein (SECRETED:SignalP(1-18)), protein MKFRVLLSLAFVVYESAAYPFGSHYPLPEGQVSQTFTDNFNPVKNFGGNGPYSDGRGFGISRDPPEGCSVDQVIMLHRHGERYPDVGVYQTIEKAINKLTAFEANNTLEGDLDFFSEWDFWIHNSALIAQETTTGPYAGLLDGYSQGTEYAARYKNLWDGKTKVPMFSSGYQRIIETARKFGEGFFGRNYSEIVDMNIIPEDAAQGANSLTPSCHALKTSNVCGNLTHIMPEFSVAAERLNKQNPGLTLNSTDVYALMITAAYELNANPYSPWIDVFTREEWISFGYTQDLIYYYCDGPGDAASVAAGSLYANATLTLMNQGPEKAGKLYFSFCHDVNITPVLAAIGLFTPKEDLPVDRLPFTYDYHSGDFVPMGGHLVFERMTCNQTANNEKGVYVRAVVNEAVIPFEECSSGPGFSCSLSNYTTYLNSKLKDFNAVCKTPSSYPQELTFFWNYNDTNQYDYQNGPVSYQLGLTNE, encoded by the coding sequence atgaaattcAGAGTACTATTGAGCTTAGCATTTGTGGTCTACGAATCTGCAGCATATCCATTTGGGAGCCATTATCCATTACCTGAGGGTCAAGTGTCACAAACTTTTACGGACAACTTTAATCCtgtgaaaaattttggaGGAAACGGACCATATTCAGATGGTCGTGGTTTTGGAATTAGCAGAGATCCACCTGAAGGTTGCTCTGTGGATCAAGTGATAATGTTACATCGTCATGGAGAGAGATATCCAGATGTAGGTGTATATCAGACCATTGAAAAGGCCATTAACAAGCTAACAGCTTTTGAAGCCAACAATACACTTGAAGGCGATCTCGACTTTTTTAGTGAATGGGATTTTTGGATTCATAATTCTGCTCTCATCGCTCAGGAAACTACGACTGGTCCATACGCTGGACTTTTGGATGGATATTCTCAGGGTACCGAATATGCGGCCAGATATAAGAATTTGTGGGATGGTAAAACCAAAGTGCCAATGTTTAGTAGTGGATACCAAAGGATCATTGAAACTGCAAGAAAATTCGGTGAAGGTTTCTTCGGTAGAAATTACAGTGAGATCGTTGATATGAACATTATCCCAGAGGATGCGGCACAGGGAGCAAATAGCTTAACACCATCATGCCACGCCCTTAAAACCAGTAATGTTTGTGGAAATCTCACCCATATTATGCCTGAATTTTCTGTCGCAGCGGAGAGAttaaacaaacaaaatcCTGGTCTAACCTTAAACTCCACTGATGTCTATGCTCTAATGATTACAGCTGCATATGAACTTAATGCCAACCCATATTCTCCATGGATAGATGTTTTCACACGTGAAGAATGGATTTCTTTTGGATACACACAGGATTTAATATACTATTACTGTGATGGTCCTGGTGATGCTGCTTCCGTTGCTGCTGGATCTCTTTACGCAAACGCCACATTGACCTTAATGAATCAAGGACCTGAAAAAGCCGGTAAGCTTTATTTTAGTTTTTGTCATGATGTAAATATCACTCCAGTTCTTGCTGCCATCGGATTATTTACACCTAAAGAAGATCTTCCAGTTGATAGACTTCCATTTACTTATGATTATCATAGTGGCGACTTTGTGCCAATGGGAGGACATCTCGTTTTTGAGCGCATGACCTGTAATCAGACtgcaaataatgaaaaggGTGTTTATGTTAGAGCTGTTGTGAATGAGGCAGTCATCCCATTCGAGGAATGCAGTTCTGGTCCTGGATTCTCTTGTTCGCTCTCAAACTATACTACATATCTTAACTCCAAGCTTAAAGACTTCAATGCTGTTTGTAAAACCCCATCATCATATCCTCAAGAATTAACATTCTTTTGGAACTACAATGACACAAATCAATATGATTATCAAAATGGCCCTGTGTCATACCAGTTGGGATTAACCAATGAGTGA
- a CDS encoding uncharacterized protein (MEROPS:MER0003537): MTDEKIIYGKAEVNEATLDYCIIGPANGPLVITLHGGRGFGSKEGDFEVYSRLAKFGYKVLGFDFRGHGKSSFTPPFTFSQIVDDIDAMRKKFINAGDKKCIIIGGSFGGFIAQKYALTYPENLSHLILRGTAPSYHHEEAAFIELKKRLPNLPIASVNMLEKVFSKFESDEEMRLVMFALGPLYSESYDADAGLRSCLETRYKAASHNQLYSEQEKYFDYRQELPNLKIPTFIFDGEEDWICPKSQSELLHKLIPKSELYIFPNANHSVHREFPDLVVERIRIFLNKETN, translated from the coding sequence ATGACTGACGAGAAGATAATTTACGGAAAAGCTGAAGTGAATGAGGCAACACTTGATTACTGCATCATAGGACCGGCGAATGGTCCCTTAGTTATTACCCTTCACGGAGGAAGGGGCTTTGGAAGCAAAGAGGGAGACTTCGAGGTCTACTCGAGACTTGCAAAGTTCGGTTATAAGGTTTTAGGTTTTGATTTCAGAGGCCACGGAAAATCGTCATTTACCCCACCATTCACTTTCTCACAGATAGTTGACGATATCGATGCAATGCGAAAGAAATTCATAAATGCCGGAGATAAAAAATGCATTATAATTGGCGGTAGTTTTGGTGGATTTATTGCCCAAAAGTACGCTTTAACTTATCCGGAAAACCTTTCACACTTGATTCTTCGGGGAACTGCTCCCAGTTATCACCATGAGGAAGCAGCATTTATCGAACTTAAAAAAAGACTACCAAATTTACCAATTGCCTCTGTCAATATGCTTGAGAAAGTATTTTCGAAGTTTGAGAGTGATGAAGAAATGCGACTAGTTATGTTTGCACTCGGTCCCCTTTATTCTGAATCTTACGACGCAGATGCTGGTCTTAGATCATGCCTCGAAACTAGATATAAAGCTGCATCTCACAACCAACTATACTCCGAGCAGgagaaatattttgattatCGACAGGAACTaccaaatttgaaaattccaacctttatttttgatggAGAAGAGGATTGGATATGTCCCAAAAGTCAATCTGAATTGCTCCATAAGTTGATTCCTAAGTCAGAGCTCTACATTTTTCCAAATGCAAACCATAGTGTCCACCGGGAGTTCCCTGACCTTGTCGTAGAGAGAATTCGAATATTTCTCAACAAGGAAACAAACTGA
- a CDS encoding uncharacterized protein (SECRETED:SignalP(1-19)~CAZy:GH76) translates to MKFTSIVAVFSALFGFCNAVDLDVSSYDSIRSACALIADGLMDYYWGYQYGGTVGMFTHPYYWWEAGGAWGSMIDYSFFFQNHTYDKTIITAMEYQTGDDGNYMPLNQTTTEGNDDQVFWGIAAIQAAERNFTNPSKKDFQWLYLAQGVFNTMAWRWDSSYCDGGLRWQIFQWNSGYNYKNTVSNAGLFHLAARLARYTGNSTYSEWAEKVYDWLVGVEFVNEGIKTPGYYFAYDGASIEGNCTTIKPYQWSYNAGLLIAGCAYMYNSSGNDTWLTRTKGWVKGVTVFFNSTTDVMYEAACQNAGTCNNDQRCFRAYLARFMSLTAVLAPDTYDDIMTYLTASAKAAAQSCSGGSDGHTCGMNWFVDGWDGKYGLGEQMSALEVIQNLLASERAAPYTAKNGGSSTGSGNAGMGSTEESDKPLDLDKGDTAGASIITVIIGVSIIGLAYYVLK, encoded by the coding sequence ATGAAGTTCACCTCGATAGTTGCAGttttttctgctctttttGGATTCTGTAATGCGGTTGATCTGGACGTTAGCAGCTATGATTCTATAAGATCTGCATGTGCTTTGATTGCAGATGGTTTGATGGACTATTACTGGGGTTATCAATATGGAGGTACGGTTGGTATGTTTACCCATCCTTATTATTGGTGGGAAGCTGGAGGAGCATGGGGATCCATGATCGACTActcattctttttccagAATCATACATACGATAAAACGATCATAACAGCCATGGAATATCAGACTGGAGATGATGGAAATTATATGCctttgaatcaaaccaccACAGAAGGTAATGATGACCAGGTTTTCTGGGGTATTGCTGCTATTCAGGCTGCCGAAAGGAACTTCACGAATCCATCTAAAAAGGATTTCCAATGGCTTTATCTTGCGCAAGGTGTGTTCAACACAATGGCATGGAGATGGGATAGCTCGTATTGTGATGGTGGCCTACGTTGGCAGATTTTCCAATGGAATTCTGGTTATAATTATAAGAACACAGTTAGTAACGCTGGACTTTTCCACTTGGCTGCCAGGTTGGCAAGGTATACTGGTAATAGCACATATTCCGAATGGGCAGAAAAAGTTTACGACTGGTTGGTTGGAGTGGAATTTGTTAATGAGGGAATAAAGACCCCTGGATATTATTTTGCGTATGATGGTGCATCAATCGAAGGAAATTGTACAACAATTAAGCCTTATCAGTGGTCTTACAACGCCGGATTGTTGATTGCAGGTTGTGCTTACATGTACAACAGTTCCGGAAATGATACTTGGTTGACTCGTACAAAAGGTTGGGTGAAAGGTGTTACCGTGTTCTTTAACAGTACTACGGATGTTATGTATGAGGCAGCTTGTCAAAATGCCGGCACATGTAATAATGATCAAAGGTGTTTCAGGGCATATCTAGCCAGATTCATGAGTCTTACAGCTGTTTTAGCTCCTGATACTTATGACGATATTATGACATATCTGACGGCATCCGCAAAAGCAGCTGCACAGTCTTGTTCTGGAGGTTCTGATGGACATACGTGTGGTATGAATTGGTTCGTTGATGGTTGGGATGGTAAATATGGATTGGGTGAACAGATGTCGGCGTTGGAAGTTATACAAAATTTACTCGCTTCTGAACGAGCTGCACCTTATACCGCAAAAAATGGAGGATCATCTACTGGATCTGGTAATGCTGGAATGGGGTCTACAGAAGAATCAGATAAACCTTTGGATTTGGATAAAGGAGATACTGCTGGAGCATCTATTATTACAGTAATCATTGGGGTTTCAATTATCGGCCTCGCATATTATGTTTTGAAATaa
- the ILV1 gene encoding threonine deaminase (BUSCO:EOG09261O4Y), which produces MTFLTKVVMVSPRRVSTVFKPLMASKLNLSRGIRCQSTFSKKTPEELRAETLKKFPDLKDTDLLPNGRPDYVKLILTSRVYDIIDGSPLSAAPLLSQKTKSKVYLKREDTLPVFSFKLRGAYNMIASLSEERRSKGVIACSAGNHAQGIAYSAKHMGVPATIVMPTATPAIKYNNVSRLGARVVLFGDDFDAAKAECDRLSEEEGLTNIPPFDHPYVIAGQGTIAMELLRQVKSHSLSAVFVAIGGGGLISGIGSYLKRLAPSVKVIGVETFDADTMYQSLKANKRVTLSTVGLFADGTAVKTIGEETFRTCQDFGIDEVVRVNTDEISAAIKDVFEDTRSIMEPSGAMTVAGMKRYILEHPEIDHSKETYVPILSGANMNFDRLRFVSERAVLGEGKEVFLGVEIPDKPGTFLQLQKIIDPRAVTEFSYRYSDEAKETGSASVYTSFSVQNRDSELPEILSEIRKAGFKAWDLSDNELAKSHGRYLVGGKSYVPNERIIAFEFPERPGALTKFLDLLQTKWNLTLFHYRNHGDDIGKVLAGICVPPEDNAKFVSFLKKLGYKYKEETDNVAFKLFLTKNASN; this is translated from the coding sequence ATGACTTTTTTGACAAAGGTTGTTATGGTGAGCCCTAGAAGGGTCTCCACTGTTTTCAAACCCTTGATGGCCTCGAAGCTAAATCTGTCGAGAGGGATCAGATGCCAAAGtacattttcaaagaaaacaccAGAGGAGTTACGGGCTGAAACTTTAAAGAAGTTCCCAGACCTGAAAGATACTGATTTGCTTCCAAATGGAAGGCCTGATTATGTCAAGTTGATTTTGACTTCAAGGGTGtatgatattattgatGGAAGTCCTTTGTCGGCAGCTCCACTTTTATCGCAAAAGACAAAATCCAAGgtgtatttgaaaagagaGGATACACTTCCAGTGTTCTCCTTCAAATTGAGGGGTGCCTACAACATGATTGCCAGTCTCagtgaagaaagaaggtCTAAGGGTGTTATTGCTTGCTCGGCAGGTAATCATGCGCAAGGTATTGCTTACTCTGCTAAGCATATGGGTGTTCCAGCAACAATTGTCATGCCAACTGCTACACCGGCAATTAAGTACAATAACGTGAGCCGTCTGGGAGCAAGGGTTGTTCTATTCGGTGATGATTTTGATGCCGCCAAAGCCGAGTGTGACAGATTGTCTGAGGAAGAAGGTTTAACTAATATTCCACCCTTTGACCATCCTTACGTTATTGCAGGTCAAGGTACCATTGCAATGGAACTTCTGAGACAAGTTAAGTCGCACTCCCTTAGTGCTGTGTTTGTGGCCATTGGTGGTGGTGGTTTGATTTCTGGTATCGGATCCTATCTGAAAAGATTGGCCCCAAGTGTCAAGGTCATTGGTGTTGAAACGTTTGATGCTGATACTATGTATCAGTCTTTGAAAGCAAACAAACGTGTTACCTTAAGTACTGTTGGTTTGTTTGCAGATGGTACTGCTGTCAAGACCATTGGTGAGGAAACTTTCCGCACGTGCCAGGATTTCGGCATTGATGAAGTCGTCAGAGTTAATACTGATGAAATCAGCGCTGCAATTAAGGACGTCTTCGAGGACACAAGATCGATAATGGAACCTTCAGGTGCTATGACTGTTGCCGGTATGAAGAGATACATTTTGGAACATCCAGAAATCGACCACTCAAAGGAAACGTACGTTCCTATTTTGAGTGGCGCCAACATGAACTTTGATAGACTTAGGTTTGTCAGTGAGAGAGCAGTCCTAGGTGAGGGTAAGGAGGTTTTCCTTGGCGTTGAGATTCCTGATAAGCCAGGTACTTTCTTACAGCTACAAAAGATCATTGATCCAAGAGCTGTTACTGAGTTTTCATACAGGTACTCCGATGAGGCAAAAGAAACTGGCTCTGCCAGTGTGTACACTTCTTTCTCTGTTCAGAATAGAGATTCCGAACTTCCAGAAATCTTGTCCGAAATTCGGAAAGCTGGTTTTAAAGCTTGGGACCTTTCTGACAACGAGCTTGCTAAATCTCACGGAAGGTATCTCGTTGGAGGTAAATCATACGTTCCAAATGAAAGAATCATTGCTTTCGAATTCCCAGAAAGGCCAGGTGCCCTAACCAAGTTCCTTGACTTACTTCAAACAAAATGGAACTTGACTTTATTCCATTATAGAAATCATGGTGATGATATCGGAAAGGTTCTTGCCGGTATTTGCGTCCCTCCAGAAGATAATGCCAAATTTGTTAGTTTCCTCAAGAAGCTTGGCTACAAATATAAAGAGGAGACTGATAATGTTGCATTCAAGCTATTCTTGACCAAGAACGCTTCGAATTGA
- a CDS encoding uncharacterized protein (BUSCO:EOG09261OIA): MACSCNYSGVAARRSRFGRKLEKSTAKAEINKPSNHVKSKDTKKVDLTSMSHNKFNLISKALKSSNSFKSTPRQTDIDQTHLSGTGGGDVKDKSQVKDQSFRKNEKSSFKNTEKLGRSSDSKPKVKTSNSLKKKKNQKLVRKKHLSSMIKLDIPSFLSVANLASILRVRVPDLVSKMKGLEFENISNDYIMDADTAGLIAEEYGFEVNQDDKLGADLFPSPEPKDKTSLKSRSPVVTIMGHVDHGKTTILDYFRRSSIAKDEKGGITQRIGAFVVKPKSSERSITFLDTPGHAAFLKMRERGANMTDIVVLVVAAEDSVMPQTIEAIKHTKSAGVPMIVAINKCDKPDANPDKVVADLSRNGVDVEDYGGEVPVIRISAKTGMGMKDLEETIITVAELLELKAETQNIPVEGWILESQVKHGLGNCATFLLKKGILKKGMILVAGTTWCKVRVMKDENGKSATQAKPAFPVEISGWKDIPEAGDFAIQAKNEAFAKKVVANRERRKQQLMEADQVEDMNNKRLKQVHDSERVEKIQEYQDEGFSMDEIKQLEPDLFETEKIQTKRVSYIIKADVSGSAEAVRQSIEGLGNDEVTAFVLYAEVGPPTESDIERAKSSGSTILVFNMKVARDIANSASSAGVKIQEFGVIYHLIESVVTTLTETLPVKFETKVVSKASIKKLFEISLKGKNSIVIAGSRVTDGILKKSLDVRIVRNGETIYNGKIKELKIEKDDVAQVKNGGDCGIALEGDPDLEVGDTIENLSKIPLKRHL; this comes from the coding sequence ATGGCTTGCTCCTGTAATTACAGTGGTGTTGCAGCGAGAAGATCAAGATTTGGAAGAAAGCTGGAAAAAAGCACTGCTAAAgctgaaataaataaaccTTCCAATCATGTGAAGTCTAAAGACACAAAAAAGGTAGATCTAACTTCTATGTCACATAACAAATTCAATTTGATTTCCAAGGCATTAAAAAGCAGTAATTCTTTTAAATCTACTCCTCGTCAAACCGACATTGATCAAACGCATTTATCAGGAACTGGTGGTGGCGATGTCAAAGACAAGTCACAAGTAAAAGACCAATCATTCCgcaaaaatgagaaatcttctttcaaaaatacGGAGAAGCTGGGACGGAGTTCCGACTCCAAACCGAAGGTAAAGACGAGCAAttccttgaaaaagaagaaaaatcaaaagttGGTTCgcaaaaagcatttatCCAGCATGATTAAGTTGGATATACCATCCTTTCTGTCAGTTGCAAACTTGGCATCTATACTAAGGGTTCGTGTGCCTGATCTTGtttcaaagatgaaagGTCTagagtttgaaaatatttctaatGACTATATAATGGATGCTGACACTGCTGGATTGATTGCCGAAGAATACGGTTTTGAGGTTAATCAAGATGATAAACTCGGAGCAGATTTATTTCCGAGCCCCGAACCCAAAGACAAAACCAGCTTAAAGTCAAGATCGCCTGTTGTAACCATTATGGGTCACGTTGATCATGGAAAAACCACCATATTGGATTATTTTAGAAGATCATCCATtgcaaaagatgaaaagggAGGCATTACACAAAGAATTGGTGCTTTTGTTGTTAAACCAAAGAGTTCCGAACGGAGTATCACTTTTCTTGACACACCGGGTCATGCAGCGTTTTTAAAGATGAGAGAAAGGGGAGCTAATATGACAGATATTGTTGTTCTAGTTGTTGCCGCCGAGGATTCGGTGATGCCCCAGACAATCGAAGCCATTAAGCATACAAAATCTGCTGGAGTTCCAATGATTGTGGCTATCAATAAATGTGATAAGCCGGATGCGAACCCCGATAAAGTTGTTGCTGATCTCTCTAGAAATggtgttgatgttgaagattaTGGTGGAGAGGTTCCTGTGATTCGTATTTCCGCAAAGACCGGGATGGGAATGAAGGATTTAGAAGAAACGATTATAACTGTCGCTGAACTTCTTGAATTAAAGGCTGAAACTCAAAATATTCCAGTTGAAGGATGGATTTTAGAATCGCAGGTTAAACATGGTCTTGGTAACTGTGCCACATTTTTACTAAAAAAGGGTATTTTAAAGAAAGGTATGATCTTGGTTGCAGGTACGACATGGTGTAAAGTAAGAGTtatgaaagatgaaaatggaaagtcTGCTACACAAGCGAAGCCAGCATTTCCGGTGGAAATATCAGGGTGGAAAGATATTCCAGAAGCAGGTGACTTTGCAATTCAGGCAAAGAACGAGGCATTTGCAAAGAAAGTGGTTGCCAATAGGGAGAGGAGAAAACAGCAGTTGATGGAAGCAGatcaagttgaagatatgAATAACAAAAGATTAAAGCAAGTACACGATTCAGAAAGAGTAGAAAAAATACAGGAATATCAAGATGAAGGTTTTAGTATGGATGAAATTAAACAATTGGAGCCAGACCTTTTTGAAACGGAAAAGatacaaacaaaaagagtCAGTTATATTATCAAAGCAGATGTGAGTGGCTCCGCTGAAGCTGTGAGGCAAAGTATAGAAGGCCTTGGAAATGATGAGGTGACCGCCTTTGTCTTATATGCTGAAGTTGGACCTCCTACGGAATCTGATATTGAGCGAGCAAAATCCTCCGGTTCCACAATTCTTGTTTTTAACATGAAAGTTGCACGAGATATAGCAAATTCCGCATCATCTGCTGGAGTAAAAATTCAGGAGTTTGGAGTCATATACCATCTCATAGAAAGCGTTGTGACTACTCTCACAGAGACATTGCCAGTTAAATTTGAAACGAAAGTTGTTAGTAAAGCTTCGATTAAAAAGTTGTTTGAAATTAGCTTGAAGGGAAAGAATAGCATAGTTATCGCTGGATCCAGGGTCACGGATGGTATTCTTAAGAAGTCACTAGATGTTCGAATCGTTAGAAATGGGGAGACTATTTATAAcggaaaaattaaagaactcaaaattgaaaaggatGATGTTGCCCAGGTCAAGAATGGCGGTGATTGTGGCATAGCCCTAGAAGGTGATCCAGATCTTGAAGTCGGTGACACGATAGAAAATCTAAGCAAGATTCCGCTTAAACGTCATTTAtaa